Proteins from a genomic interval of Verrucomicrobiota bacterium:
- the dnaE gene encoding DNA polymerase III subunit alpha: MASDSFVHLHLHTVYSLLDGSIRTEPLMERTAELGMPGVAMTDHGVLYGAVNFYQKAKQQEVNPILGCEVYLAPGSMHERKKMAGRPNAHHLTLLAENEVGYANLMKLVTRAHLEGQYYKPRVDKELLATFSEGILCLTGCLNGEVNYFLAQDQVDLARESLRSFVKIYGRDHLYVELQNHGLEAQTKCNEWLLQFCEDEKLKPVATNDVHYLRAEDHEAHDVMICIGTGSQIYDENRMRYPDSMYFKTAEEMRSLFAHCPQACDATLEIAERCRVEMKLDATSIARYPKFKAPDGGSPEAYFRRICQEGLVWRYGEERARERELQERLELEISTMEAKGFVSYFLIVRDFIQWARDHQVPVGPGRGSAAGSLVAYALAITDLCPIRFGLIFERFLNPERVSPPDIDIDFCQTRRPEVIEYVRNKYGERAVSHIITYGTLGAKSVVRDVGRVLGWSYGEADQLAKMVPTELGITLKKAVEKNQELRERLGSDARAEELWRYASFLEGLTRGVGIHAAGVVIADFDLDEVCPLTRGNEDEVVSQFDMGAITDLGLLKMDFLGLKTLTVIQDALCLVARREPEFDLDAVGLDDLATFELMQRGETSAVFQLESGGMANTCKQLGPDRIEDIIALLALYRPGPMDLIPDYIARKKGHQKVEYLHPLLEEVSQETYGILIYQEQVQKAANLLAGYSLGEADLLRRAMGKKKISEMVKQRAKFVQGCQEVNEIPKRKANEIFDLLEKFAGYGFNKSHSAAYGLISYQTGYLKANYPVEFMAAVLSNEINNTDKISSFVSECKRMGIEIRPPHINRSGVDFQPDGDPGRGELAIRYGLAAIKNVGGAAMETALAERQAQGDYKSLEDFANRLDSKVVNRKILESLIRAGAFDWTGERRESMFARLEGVLASSASAQRDRVSGQESLFDAFELSAAAPAPRSEGRLAVPAWPKEKKLADEKELLGFYITGHPLDSFSGAIRKGEYFHFGELDELEEGRKRYAFVCSISEMQTRYSRDNKPFAILTCEDFHGRVEVMVWDEKFTKHQDLLAAGKVVAMKATVRFDDRTESKRLSAVEFREVQPESLGQLIEIAVPLEAVSQAALSELKSLLKRHPGDQPVDLLFESLRGDLRIEIGKKLWVQGGADFERAVENWTQGLLSQATALAS; this comes from the coding sequence ATGGCGTCTGACTCTTTCGTCCACCTTCACCTCCACACGGTGTATTCCCTGCTGGACGGTTCCATCCGGACGGAGCCTCTCATGGAGCGGACGGCCGAACTCGGGATGCCCGGAGTGGCCATGACCGACCACGGGGTGCTCTACGGCGCGGTCAATTTTTATCAAAAGGCCAAGCAACAGGAGGTGAACCCCATTTTGGGCTGCGAGGTCTATCTGGCACCGGGCTCCATGCACGAGCGCAAGAAGATGGCCGGTCGGCCCAACGCCCATCACTTGACGCTTCTAGCCGAAAACGAGGTCGGCTACGCCAATCTCATGAAGTTGGTGACCCGGGCCCACCTCGAGGGCCAGTATTACAAGCCTCGCGTCGATAAGGAACTTTTGGCGACCTTTTCTGAGGGCATCCTCTGCCTGACCGGCTGCCTCAATGGGGAGGTCAATTATTTCTTGGCGCAGGACCAAGTGGACTTGGCGCGCGAGAGCCTGCGGAGCTTCGTGAAAATCTACGGTCGGGATCATCTCTACGTCGAACTCCAGAACCACGGACTAGAGGCGCAGACCAAGTGCAATGAGTGGCTTCTGCAATTTTGTGAGGACGAGAAACTCAAGCCGGTGGCCACCAACGATGTGCATTACCTGCGCGCTGAGGATCACGAGGCGCACGATGTCATGATCTGCATCGGCACGGGTTCGCAAATCTACGACGAGAATCGGATGCGCTATCCGGACTCGATGTATTTCAAGACGGCCGAGGAGATGCGGAGTCTCTTCGCGCATTGCCCGCAGGCCTGCGATGCTACGCTCGAGATCGCCGAGCGCTGTCGGGTGGAGATGAAGCTGGATGCCACGAGCATCGCCCGATACCCCAAGTTCAAAGCGCCAGATGGAGGCAGCCCGGAGGCCTATTTCCGCCGGATTTGCCAGGAGGGTCTCGTGTGGCGTTACGGAGAGGAGCGGGCGAGAGAGCGGGAACTGCAAGAGCGGCTGGAACTGGAGATTTCGACCATGGAGGCGAAGGGCTTTGTTTCTTATTTCCTGATCGTGCGCGACTTCATCCAGTGGGCGCGTGATCATCAGGTGCCGGTGGGCCCTGGGCGGGGTTCGGCGGCGGGCTCGCTCGTGGCCTACGCGCTGGCCATCACGGATCTTTGTCCCATTCGCTTTGGCCTGATTTTCGAGCGCTTTCTCAATCCGGAACGAGTCAGCCCGCCGGATATTGATATCGACTTCTGCCAAACGCGTCGGCCGGAAGTCATCGAGTACGTCCGAAACAAATACGGCGAGCGGGCTGTCTCCCACATCATCACTTATGGCACCCTCGGGGCCAAGAGTGTCGTCCGGGATGTCGGTCGCGTGCTGGGCTGGAGCTACGGCGAGGCGGACCAACTGGCCAAAATGGTCCCGACCGAGTTGGGCATTACTTTGAAAAAAGCGGTTGAGAAAAACCAAGAACTTCGGGAGCGCTTGGGCTCGGACGCGAGGGCTGAGGAACTCTGGCGTTACGCGAGCTTTCTCGAAGGGCTGACTCGCGGAGTAGGCATCCACGCGGCCGGGGTGGTCATTGCCGACTTCGATCTGGACGAAGTTTGTCCTCTCACGCGAGGCAATGAAGACGAGGTGGTGAGCCAATTCGACATGGGAGCGATCACCGATCTCGGCCTCCTCAAGATGGATTTCCTCGGGCTCAAAACGCTGACCGTGATCCAGGACGCGCTCTGCCTGGTAGCGCGGAGGGAGCCAGAGTTTGATTTGGACGCCGTGGGTCTGGATGATTTGGCCACTTTCGAACTGATGCAGCGGGGGGAAACCAGTGCGGTCTTCCAGTTGGAGTCCGGAGGCATGGCCAATACCTGCAAGCAATTGGGCCCGGACAGGATTGAAGACATCATCGCCCTCCTGGCGCTCTATCGCCCTGGCCCCATGGACCTGATCCCGGACTACATTGCCCGGAAAAAAGGCCACCAAAAAGTGGAGTATCTCCATCCGCTCTTGGAAGAGGTCAGCCAGGAGACCTACGGCATTCTCATTTATCAGGAGCAGGTGCAAAAAGCGGCCAACTTGCTGGCGGGCTACTCCCTGGGCGAGGCCGACCTCCTCCGCCGCGCCATGGGCAAAAAGAAGATCTCGGAGATGGTCAAGCAGCGAGCCAAGTTCGTGCAGGGCTGCCAAGAGGTGAATGAGATACCCAAGCGGAAAGCCAATGAGATCTTCGACCTGTTGGAGAAGTTTGCCGGCTATGGTTTCAACAAATCGCACTCCGCCGCTTATGGACTCATCAGCTACCAGACGGGGTATCTGAAAGCGAATTACCCAGTGGAGTTCATGGCGGCGGTCCTCTCAAATGAGATCAACAACACGGACAAGATTTCCAGCTTCGTGAGCGAGTGCAAACGAATGGGAATCGAAATTCGCCCGCCGCATATCAATCGCAGTGGGGTCGATTTCCAGCCGGATGGTGATCCTGGTCGAGGAGAGCTGGCCATCCGCTATGGCTTGGCGGCCATCAAGAATGTGGGAGGCGCGGCCATGGAGACCGCCCTGGCTGAGCGCCAGGCGCAGGGCGATTACAAATCGCTCGAGGACTTCGCCAATCGGCTCGATTCGAAGGTCGTGAATCGCAAGATTTTGGAAAGCCTCATCCGGGCGGGGGCCTTTGATTGGACCGGGGAGAGGCGGGAGTCCATGTTTGCTCGGCTGGAGGGCGTCTTGGCTTCCTCGGCCAGCGCGCAGCGGGATCGAGTCAGCGGGCAGGAAAGCCTCTTCGATGCCTTCGAATTGAGTGCGGCCGCGCCGGCCCCGAGGAGTGAAGGGAGGCTAGCCGTGCCAGCCTGGCCCAAGGAAAAAAAGCTGGCCGACGAGAAGGAACTGCTGGGGTTTTACATCACGGGGCACCCGCTCGACTCCTTCAGCGGGGCCATTCGCAAGGGCGAGTACTTCCACTTTGGGGAGCTGGACGAGCTGGAAGAAGGCCGAAAGCGCTACGCTTTTGTCTGCTCGATTTCCGAGATGCAAACCCGCTATTCGAGGGACAACAAGCCTTTTGCCATCCTGACTTGCGAGGACTTTCACGGTCGGGTGGAGGTCATGGTGTGGGACGAAAAATTCACCAAACACCAAGACCTCTTGGCGGCAGGAAAGGTGGTGGCGATGAAAGCCACCGTGCGCTTTGATGATCGCACCGAGAGCAAGCGCCTCTCGGCCGTGGAATTCAGGGAGGTGCAGCCCGAATCTCTTGGCCAGCTCATCGAAATTGCCGTTCCGCTGGAAGCCGTCTCGCAAGCGGCGCTCTCCGAGCTGAAATCACTCTTGAAACGGCATCCGGGAGACCAACCGGTGGATCTGCTGTTCGAGTCCCTCAGGGGAGATTTGCGAATCGAAATCGGAAAAAAACTCTGGGTGCAAGGGGGAGCCGACTTCGAAAGAGCCGTGGAAAACTGGACCCAAGGCCTGCTGAGCCAGGCAACCGCCTTGGCTTCCTAG
- a CDS encoding transcription termination/antitermination NusG family protein — MKAKPKSEHLAAAFLRRALSLEAFCPRIRYEKSTVRGKRWFAEAMFPGYLFARFDLAESRRAVQYGQGVAGLVHFGDEIPELSDYDIDYLRSELGEKDLVELPTHFEEGEEVQITDGVFLGIQVLITQVLPSHERLRVLMEWLGEEREVEVDFDKVSRVDHPAERISFLAGKER, encoded by the coding sequence GTGAAAGCAAAACCCAAGTCGGAGCACTTGGCAGCGGCCTTTCTTCGGCGGGCTTTGTCCTTGGAGGCCTTTTGTCCGCGCATCCGCTACGAGAAGAGCACGGTGCGGGGGAAGCGGTGGTTCGCTGAGGCGATGTTCCCGGGTTACCTCTTCGCTCGCTTCGATCTCGCGGAGAGCCGCCGGGCGGTGCAGTATGGTCAAGGGGTGGCCGGGTTGGTCCATTTTGGTGATGAGATCCCGGAGCTCTCCGACTACGACATCGATTATCTCCGTTCTGAATTGGGTGAGAAAGACCTGGTAGAACTTCCCACCCATTTCGAAGAAGGGGAAGAAGTCCAGATCACCGATGGAGTCTTCTTGGGCATCCAAGTGCTGATCACCCAAGTCCTGCCATCTCACGAGAGACTTCGTGTGCTCATGGAATGGTTGGGGGAAGAGCGAGAAGTGGAGGTCGACTTCGATAAAGTAAGTCGCGTGGACCATCCCGCTGAGCGAATATCTTTCCTTGCGGGCAAGGAAAGATGA
- a CDS encoding WecB/TagA/CpsF family glycosyltransferase — MTEDKQLYQDPDPRINVLGVRVCVLTLDTTADKVFKALDEERRGYVTVTGVHGIVESLDDQDLLEIHNRSFLTTPDGMPLVWLGKAKGFSSQMERVYGPDLMWRLLSDSRMASWKQFLFGGALGVPELLAETISRRFPSIDVVGSNSPPFRALTDREELELVDGFRTLGVNILWVGLSTPKQERFMRGFLSRHAAKLPKPFICFGVGAAFDIHTGQTRQAPRWIQKAGLEFMFRALIEPRRLLPRYAKIVPRFLGELIIRGIRKEGLKS; from the coding sequence GTGACTGAAGATAAGCAGCTCTACCAGGACCCCGATCCTAGGATCAATGTTCTCGGAGTGCGGGTATGTGTTCTAACGCTCGATACGACTGCGGATAAGGTCTTTAAAGCGCTGGATGAAGAACGTCGGGGATATGTTACCGTGACGGGAGTGCATGGAATTGTGGAGTCCCTAGATGATCAAGACCTTCTGGAAATTCACAATCGCTCTTTCCTAACAACCCCGGATGGAATGCCGCTTGTCTGGCTCGGAAAGGCTAAGGGTTTCAGCAGTCAAATGGAACGGGTCTACGGCCCCGACCTAATGTGGAGACTTTTGAGTGATAGCCGAATGGCTTCTTGGAAGCAATTTTTGTTTGGCGGAGCTCTGGGTGTGCCGGAGCTCTTAGCGGAAACGATTTCCCGTCGATTTCCATCGATTGATGTGGTGGGGTCGAATAGCCCACCCTTTCGAGCGCTCACGGATCGCGAAGAACTCGAGCTCGTCGACGGATTCAGAACCCTTGGGGTGAATATCCTTTGGGTTGGTCTGAGCACACCAAAGCAAGAACGCTTTATGCGTGGTTTTCTTTCCCGTCATGCTGCAAAACTACCGAAGCCTTTTATTTGCTTTGGGGTGGGTGCGGCATTTGATATTCACACAGGGCAAACGCGACAGGCACCTCGCTGGATACAAAAAGCAGGGTTGGAGTTTATGTTTCGGGCTTTGATTGAACCGAGGAGGTTGCTGCCTCGCTATGCAAAGATTGTTCCACGGTTTTTGGGGGAGCTGATAATAAGGGGAATCCGCAAAGAAGGCCTCAAGAGTTGA
- a CDS encoding WecB/TagA/CpsF family glycosyltransferase → MSRNASTRSQEKPKRSSLSLPETETVLGLNIARTNYAEAAEIALRRSENKEKPFLIAAANTHLTTLARHSKSFGEAMREFDLICPDGMPLVWALNQGKKREEKLRDRVYGPELMLRVFQASNARGSDRHFLIGGPEETLESLRRFFGERYPKAPIVGMHCPPFRKWDEADDAVVSRSVAESKANVVWIGLGCPKQELLLARIKNQLSPAAYFAVGAAFAFHAGQVPQAPRVLQRAGLEWVFRLLVEPRRLGSRYLKFNFLFCYYYVRSLLY, encoded by the coding sequence ATGAGTAGAAATGCTTCTACAAGGTCCCAAGAGAAACCCAAAAGGAGCTCATTATCGCTGCCAGAAACCGAGACGGTTCTCGGGCTAAACATTGCCAGAACGAACTACGCTGAAGCGGCTGAAATCGCTCTGAGGCGATCCGAAAACAAGGAAAAGCCTTTTTTGATTGCGGCGGCTAATACGCACCTCACGACGCTTGCTCGACATTCAAAGTCTTTTGGAGAAGCGATGAGAGAATTCGATCTCATTTGTCCTGATGGAATGCCATTGGTTTGGGCTCTGAATCAAGGGAAAAAAAGGGAGGAAAAGCTGAGGGATCGCGTCTATGGCCCGGAACTTATGTTGCGGGTTTTCCAAGCTTCGAATGCCCGGGGAAGTGACCGCCATTTCCTAATCGGCGGGCCAGAGGAAACTCTGGAATCGCTTCGGAGGTTCTTCGGAGAGCGCTATCCGAAAGCGCCTATCGTAGGGATGCATTGCCCACCATTCCGCAAATGGGACGAGGCAGATGATGCTGTTGTTTCTCGTTCGGTCGCTGAATCCAAAGCCAATGTGGTTTGGATTGGCTTAGGTTGCCCAAAGCAAGAGTTGTTATTGGCTCGCATCAAAAACCAATTGTCGCCTGCGGCCTATTTTGCGGTTGGAGCTGCGTTTGCTTTCCATGCAGGCCAGGTCCCTCAGGCACCTAGAGTGCTCCAAAGAGCAGGGCTGGAATGGGTGTTTCGCTTGTTGGTGGAACCTCGGCGCCTCGGGTCACGTTATTTGAAGTTCAACTTCCTGTTTTGTTATTATTACGTTCGTTCTCTGCTTTACTAA
- a CDS encoding oligosaccharide flippase family protein, translating into MKHRLYLKSSLWLAIEKVFMLLKGLIFAYLLARLVGPEGFGEYYVGLSLVGVAGAIVAMGLDPVLQRELAALPTGSLRAAFHAGALIRLSVWLGLLPVLWVALHSGVLSDVPVELVLCLYLSQLAIVVGITQIDLRFQGFGVVIAKSTVLAGACALLGIVVGFAFEFGLLYFGSIYSGEQLLRGLLLRRASRNEVQQGNLDGVADLAKRLLFPGLQMAVIAVLVAIYARVDQVMLASMRSVEEAGLYSASARLLELGAMFPILLIHGVGPLLYQENRSRSVPAKRAWALFLKLGGFLLLWSMIVVMCYAGFPAPLLRMLFGEEFVAGSVFLAWLAPCVLPLVLIPLVSVMANSTGSAFCLIVGSVVGCATNVILNLILIPEQGGVGAAIASLISYLIVIVLQGLSLWMHYRNKVHECREEQSHPKRLPIEL; encoded by the coding sequence TTGAAGCATCGCCTGTATCTTAAGAGTTCGCTCTGGCTAGCAATCGAGAAGGTGTTCATGCTTCTCAAAGGCCTTATCTTTGCCTACTTGCTTGCTCGTTTGGTGGGTCCAGAGGGCTTCGGAGAATACTATGTGGGGCTAAGCTTGGTCGGCGTTGCTGGAGCCATTGTCGCGATGGGGCTGGATCCAGTTCTACAACGAGAGCTAGCTGCGCTTCCCACAGGATCTCTTCGTGCAGCTTTCCATGCTGGAGCTCTGATTCGCTTGAGTGTTTGGCTAGGGCTTCTACCCGTCTTGTGGGTCGCGCTCCATTCAGGCGTGCTGTCCGACGTGCCGGTTGAGCTAGTCCTGTGCCTTTATCTCTCGCAGTTGGCTATTGTAGTCGGGATCACTCAAATCGACCTTCGGTTTCAAGGATTTGGGGTTGTCATCGCCAAATCCACTGTCCTAGCTGGAGCCTGCGCATTGCTTGGTATTGTTGTCGGATTCGCCTTTGAATTCGGGCTTCTCTACTTTGGATCGATTTACTCGGGTGAGCAGTTGCTGCGTGGTTTGCTCCTGAGGCGTGCGTCGAGAAACGAGGTCCAACAGGGGAATTTGGACGGGGTAGCCGATCTTGCGAAACGATTGCTCTTTCCTGGACTGCAGATGGCCGTTATCGCGGTCTTAGTCGCAATCTATGCCAGGGTCGATCAAGTCATGTTGGCTTCGATGCGAAGCGTTGAAGAGGCTGGACTCTATTCTGCTTCGGCCCGCCTACTGGAGCTCGGCGCGATGTTTCCAATTCTTTTGATTCACGGTGTTGGCCCGTTGCTGTATCAAGAAAACCGCAGTCGATCGGTGCCAGCAAAGCGGGCTTGGGCATTGTTCCTCAAGCTGGGTGGCTTTCTTCTTCTTTGGTCGATGATTGTCGTCATGTGCTATGCTGGATTCCCGGCCCCGCTTCTGAGGATGCTCTTTGGGGAGGAATTCGTCGCCGGATCGGTATTTTTGGCTTGGCTTGCTCCCTGTGTGCTCCCGCTCGTTCTCATTCCCCTTGTTTCCGTCATGGCAAATTCGACAGGCAGCGCGTTTTGCCTTATTGTGGGTTCAGTTGTTGGCTGCGCGACAAACGTGATTTTGAACCTGATTCTTATTCCTGAGCAGGGTGGAGTAGGCGCAGCAATCGCCTCCCTCATCTCTTACTTAATCGTGATTGTTCTCCAAGGCCTTTCGCTGTGGATGCACTACCGCAATAAGGTGCACGAATGCCGTGAAGAACAGAGCCATCCAAAGCGCTTGCCGATCGAGTTGTAA
- a CDS encoding DegT/DnrJ/EryC1/StrS family aminotransferase — protein sequence MAVPLFDARQQNALLRSEISEAMSRVVESGRFILGEEVEAFEKECADYIGVKHAVGVSSGTDAILAALMALDIGPGDEVICPAFTFFSTAGCVARLGATPVFADVSPESFNVTAASLRPHFTERTKAVIPVHLFGQACSMREIVALCREHEVALIEDAAQAIGATFEGQQVGGFGDLGAFSFFPTKNLGGFGDGGLVTTNDGDLAARLRRLRLHGMEPKYYHQEIGGNFRLDPLQAAVLRVKLGSLDDYTERRKTNANFYHKNLSHSATSRPPSRIQGHENSIVREEDAIILPSVHPGCTPVWNQFTIRIPGKGKRDQLREFLTGRGIGCEVYYPVPLHQQECFRGASLPGVSLPASEQVAREVLSLPIFPELTEEMRSDVVAVLHDFSAGAFS from the coding sequence ATGGCTGTCCCTCTTTTTGATGCCCGCCAGCAGAATGCGCTTCTCCGGTCGGAGATCAGCGAAGCGATGAGTCGCGTGGTTGAAAGTGGAAGATTCATCTTGGGGGAAGAGGTCGAAGCGTTTGAGAAAGAGTGCGCGGACTACATTGGAGTCAAGCATGCTGTCGGCGTCAGTTCGGGGACCGACGCCATTTTGGCGGCGCTCATGGCCCTGGATATCGGTCCTGGTGATGAAGTGATTTGTCCGGCCTTCACCTTTTTTTCCACCGCGGGTTGTGTGGCTCGTTTGGGAGCGACTCCGGTTTTCGCAGACGTTTCACCGGAGTCATTTAACGTCACTGCAGCCAGCCTAAGACCTCATTTCACCGAGCGGACCAAAGCGGTCATCCCGGTTCATCTATTCGGGCAAGCTTGCTCGATGAGGGAAATTGTCGCCCTCTGCCGTGAACATGAAGTGGCCCTCATCGAAGACGCAGCCCAAGCCATCGGAGCCACTTTCGAGGGCCAGCAAGTCGGAGGCTTCGGGGATCTGGGGGCCTTCAGCTTTTTCCCAACCAAAAATCTGGGTGGCTTTGGAGATGGGGGGCTAGTGACTACCAACGATGGCGACCTGGCGGCGAGACTTCGTCGACTCAGATTGCATGGCATGGAGCCCAAATATTACCATCAAGAAATCGGCGGAAACTTCCGGCTCGACCCCCTGCAAGCGGCTGTCTTACGGGTCAAGCTGGGGAGCCTGGATGACTACACTGAGCGTCGCAAAACCAACGCAAATTTTTACCATAAAAACCTCAGCCATTCAGCCACTTCGCGGCCTCCATCTAGAATACAAGGGCATGAGAACTCTATCGTTAGGGAGGAAGATGCCATCATCCTTCCGTCAGTTCATCCCGGATGCACGCCTGTCTGGAACCAATTTACCATCCGAATTCCTGGCAAAGGCAAGCGCGACCAACTGCGGGAGTTTCTGACAGGCCGAGGTATTGGTTGCGAAGTGTATTACCCGGTTCCTCTTCATCAACAGGAGTGTTTCCGAGGCGCTTCTCTTCCAGGAGTCTCACTTCCGGCTTCCGAACAGGTTGCGCGGGAGGTCCTAAGTCTTCCGATCTTTCCCGAGCTTACAGAGGAGATGCGCAGCGATGTTGTTGCGGTCTTACATGACTTTTCGGCAGGAGCTTTCTCATGA
- a CDS encoding NAD-dependent epimerase/dehydratase family protein, translating into MPKRILIAGAGGFIGGHLVGKLLSDGNEVMAVDNKSLDRWYQRHQRAENRVLNLEERQACFHAAEGCQEIYNLACNMGGMGFIENNRALCMLSVLINTHLLMAAKDHGIEKYFYASSACVYPDYRQQESAVTALKESDAYPAMPENGYGWEKLFSERMCRHFQEDFDLEVRIARLHNVYGPWGTWDGGREKAPAAICRKVLESKDSGHDELIIWGDGEQTRSFMYINDCLEGIARLMNSAHSEPINLGRSELVTINRLVDLVEEVAGIRVERRYQLDAPQGVRGRNSDNQEILSVLGWQPEIDLRSGIDPTYIWIEEQFQRRKNGASIVL; encoded by the coding sequence ATGCCTAAGAGAATTTTGATTGCAGGAGCCGGCGGATTCATTGGTGGGCATCTCGTTGGTAAGTTGCTGAGTGATGGCAATGAAGTCATGGCAGTCGACAATAAATCCTTGGACAGGTGGTATCAGCGACATCAACGAGCAGAAAACAGGGTTCTTAATCTGGAGGAAAGGCAAGCGTGTTTCCACGCAGCAGAGGGCTGCCAAGAAATATATAACCTAGCCTGCAATATGGGCGGAATGGGTTTCATTGAGAACAATCGCGCTCTTTGCATGTTGAGCGTTCTTATCAATACCCACCTGCTCATGGCGGCTAAGGATCATGGAATAGAGAAATATTTCTATGCTTCCAGCGCTTGTGTCTATCCGGATTACCGGCAGCAGGAGTCAGCGGTAACCGCGCTAAAGGAATCAGATGCTTATCCTGCCATGCCTGAGAATGGCTACGGATGGGAGAAGCTTTTTTCCGAGAGAATGTGTCGGCATTTTCAAGAAGACTTTGATCTTGAAGTTAGGATTGCTCGTCTTCATAACGTTTATGGTCCGTGGGGCACTTGGGATGGAGGTCGGGAAAAGGCCCCTGCCGCAATCTGCCGAAAAGTCCTAGAGTCAAAGGATTCAGGTCATGACGAGTTAATCATCTGGGGCGACGGGGAGCAGACACGCTCGTTCATGTATATAAATGATTGCCTAGAAGGAATTGCGAGGTTGATGAATTCCGCTCACTCGGAACCGATCAACCTCGGACGGAGCGAATTAGTGACAATCAACCGCCTGGTGGACCTCGTTGAAGAAGTCGCAGGTATCAGAGTGGAGCGACGATATCAGCTGGATGCCCCACAGGGTGTTCGTGGTCGCAATAGCGACAATCAAGAAATTCTATCTGTTCTTGGCTGGCAGCCCGAGATCGACCTCCGTTCTGGTATTGATCCTACCTATATCTGGATTGAAGAGCAATTTCAGCGAAGGAAGAATGGGGCAAGTATTGTTCTGTGA
- a CDS encoding SHD1 domain-containing protein encodes MPRNAAWTLWLLALGLGTGSARTWTDRQGRQLEGELIEQQTDRILLRLDDSGKTVPVPLALLSDEDLQYLQSLDPGAKDRLPSPSQGAAKLRGADFGTPWPSEVRGELDIPVEELGQDESGFYLYRTPHFEFQSEAALSASIVREFSRIFETTRQAIAALPLALPIAPEPGRDYFTTRLFRDRAGYFAAGGPEGSAGVYLGREKLIMIPLENLGVREVGRRFVLDAGEESHTLIHEIVHQVTNRQRGWPTWLIEGLADYIASTDYRNARFSFTNKTRQAKSYLEERRGVDDRNPKLPQVHLLLEMSPLTFYNSANSLEHYAMGLLLFLYFAHLEGDEKGSSLQAYLAALENKTAERKARQEILLGGQTLEAFAEDFLSKWRSAGLRIDFY; translated from the coding sequence ATGCCCCGAAACGCCGCTTGGACGCTCTGGCTGCTGGCGCTTGGCTTGGGCACCGGCAGCGCTCGCACTTGGACCGATCGCCAAGGACGCCAACTCGAAGGCGAACTCATCGAACAGCAGACCGACCGCATCCTGCTCCGGCTGGACGACTCTGGCAAAACGGTGCCGGTCCCGCTCGCGCTTCTCAGCGATGAAGACCTCCAGTATCTGCAATCGCTCGACCCAGGCGCCAAAGACCGCCTCCCCTCCCCCTCCCAAGGCGCTGCCAAACTTCGCGGAGCTGACTTCGGCACCCCTTGGCCGAGCGAAGTCCGGGGCGAACTCGACATCCCAGTCGAAGAACTCGGACAAGACGAATCGGGATTCTACCTTTACCGGACGCCCCACTTCGAATTCCAGAGCGAGGCCGCCCTCTCCGCCAGCATCGTGCGAGAATTCTCCCGGATCTTTGAAACCACCCGCCAAGCCATCGCCGCCCTCCCCCTGGCACTCCCCATCGCCCCCGAACCAGGGCGGGACTACTTCACCACCCGCCTCTTCCGGGACCGCGCCGGCTACTTCGCTGCCGGGGGACCCGAGGGGAGCGCCGGAGTGTATCTGGGCCGCGAAAAGCTCATCATGATCCCCTTGGAAAACCTGGGCGTTCGTGAAGTGGGGCGGAGATTCGTTCTCGATGCCGGAGAAGAAAGCCACACCCTGATCCACGAAATCGTCCACCAAGTGACCAACCGCCAGCGGGGCTGGCCGACCTGGCTCATCGAAGGCTTGGCCGACTACATCGCTTCCACCGACTACCGGAACGCGCGCTTCAGTTTCACCAACAAAACCCGCCAAGCGAAAAGCTACCTCGAAGAGCGACGCGGCGTGGACGACCGCAATCCCAAGCTGCCCCAGGTCCATCTCCTCCTCGAAATGTCGCCCCTGACCTTCTACAACAGCGCCAACTCCCTCGAGCACTACGCCATGGGCTTGCTCCTATTCCTGTACTTCGCCCACTTGGAAGGGGACGAAAAAGGCAGCTCACTCCAGGCTTACCTAGCCGCCCTCGAGAACAAGACGGCCGAACGCAAGGCCCGGCAGGAAATCCTCCTCGGAGGCCAAACCCTCGAGGCTTTCGCCGAAGACTTCCTCAGCAAATGGCGCTCGGCTGGTCTGCGGATCGACTTCTACTGA